A part of Diceros bicornis minor isolate mBicDic1 chromosome 32, mDicBic1.mat.cur, whole genome shotgun sequence genomic DNA contains:
- the LOC131396194 gene encoding C-type lectin domain family 18 member A-like — protein sequence MLLSEPSAGLRGRRPGLLLMLLALLGMAWAEMRSLQLQQEQAPVPGALSRKESFLLLSLHNRLRSRVHPPAANMQRMDWSESLAQWAQARAALCGAPAPSPVSAPWAAPQVGWNVQLLPVGSASFVHVVGLWFAEGQRYSHAAAECARNATCTHYTQLVWATSSQLGCGQHPCSGAQAEMEAFVCAYSPGGNWEVNGKTIAPYKKGAWCSLCTASISGCFKAWDHAGGLCEVPRNPCRMSCRNHGHLNISTCHCHCPPGYTGRYCQVRCSVQCVHGQFREEECSCVCNVGYGGAQCATKVHFPFHICDLRIDGDCFMVSSEADTYYGAKMKCQGKGGVLAQIESQKVQDILAFYLGRLETTNEVTDSDFETRNFWIGLTYKTTKGSFRWTTGEHQSFTSFAFGQPDNQGFGNCVELQASAAFNWNDQRCKTRNRYICQFAQEHISRWDPGP from the exons ATGCTTCTGTCCGAGCCTTCTGCTGGGCTGAGGGGCCGCCGGCCTGGCCTCCTGCTCATGCTTCTGGCTCTCCTTGGCATGGCCTGGGCAGAGATGCGGTCACTCCAGCTGCAGCAAGAGCAGGCTCCCGTGCCCGGAG ccctgagcAGGAAGGAGAGTTTCCTGCTCCTCTCCCTGCACAACCGCCTGCGCAGCCGGGTCCACCCCCCTGCGGCCAACATGCAGAGAATG GACTGGAGcgagagcctggcccagtgggcTCAGGCCAGGGCGGCCCTCTGTGGTGCCCCGGCCCCAAGCCCGGTGTCGGCTCCCTGGGCCGCCCCGCAAGTGGGCTGGAACGTGCAGCTGCTGCCGGTGGGCTCAGCGTCCTTTGTCCACGTGGTGGGCTTGTGGTTCGCAGAGGGGCAGCGGTACAGCCAtgcagcagcagagtgtgcccGCAACGCCACCTGCACCCACTACACTCAG CTCGTGTGGGCCACCTCGAGCCAGCTGGGCTGTGGGCAGCACCCCTGCTCTGGGGCTCAGGCCGAGATGGAAGCCTTTGTCTGTGCCTACTCTCCCGG AGGCAACTGGGAGGTAAACGGCAAGACAATCGCCCCCTATAAGAAGGGCGCCTGGTGTTCGCTCTGCACGGCCAGCATCTCGGGCTGCTTCAAGGCCTGGGACCATGCAGGCGGGCTCTGTG AGGTCCCCAGGAACCCATGTCGCATGAGCTGCCGGAACCACGGACATCTCAACATCAGCACCTGCCACTGCCACTGTCCCCCTGGCTACACAGGCAGATACTGCCAAG TGCGGTGCAGTGTGCAGTGTGTGCACGGCCAGTTCCGGGAAGAAGAGTGCTCCTGTGTCTGCAATGTCGGCTATGGGGGAGCCCAGTGTGCCA CCAAGGTGCACTTTCCCTTCCACATCTGTGACCTGAGGATTGACGGAGACTGCTTCATGGTGTCTTCGGAGGCAGACACCTATTATGGAGCCAAGATGAAATGCCAG GGAAAGGGCGGGGTGCTAGCCCAGATTGAGAGCCAGAAAGTGCAGGACATCCTCGCCTTCTACCTGGGCCGCCTGGAGACCACCAACGAGGTGACCGACAGCGACTTTGAGACCAGAAACTTCTGGATCG GGCTCACCTACAAGACCACTAAGGGCTCCTTCCGCTGGACCACCGGGGAGCACCAGTCCTTCACCAGTTTCGCCTTCGGGCAGCCTGACAACCAGGG GTTTGGCAACTGCGTGGAGCTGCAGGCATCGGCCGCCTTCAACTGGAACGACCAACGCTGTAAAACTCGAAATCGTTACATCTGCCAGTTTG CTCAGGAGCACATTTCCCGGTGGGACCCGGGGCCCTGA